Proteins from one Ahaetulla prasina isolate Xishuangbanna chromosome 2, ASM2864084v1, whole genome shotgun sequence genomic window:
- the LOC131193319 gene encoding SRSF protein kinase 3-like isoform X3, with product MLLRYVNSKRRKDRGSDYIIHLLDDFKMIGKNGFHVCLVMELLGPSLQALLSIRGSQGLPLPFVKKAMRQILQGLHFLHTECRIIHTDIKPDNILLYVTKESLHNIVALQHSLGVNHKPRTGDSPAALLDCGNLMKMGVKIADLGSACWTYKPFSKKIQTQPYRAVEVLLGLDYSTPADIWSAACLAFELATGKHLFIPQAGQHFSRDEDHVARIIELLGKIPPKIALLWQQTSTFFSRQGALLRMSWISFYDLHHILIDKYSWPKPQATHFASFVLPMLEYAPERRARAEKCLQHPWLSH from the exons ATGCTCCTTCGCTAT GTGAATAGCAAGAGGAGGAAAGACCGGGGCAGCGATTACATCATCCACCTTTTGGATGATTTCAAAATGATCGGCAAAAATGGTTTC CATGTGTGCTTAGTGATGGAGCTGCTGGGACCTTCGCTGCAGGCTCTGCTGAGCATCCGAGGCTCCCAGGGCCTCCCTCTGCCCTTTGTCAAGAAGGCCATGCGCCAG ATCCTCCAAGGTTTACATTTCCTGCACACGGAATGTCGCATCATCCACACAGACATCAAACCTGACAACATCCTGCTGTATGTTACCAAAGAAAGCCTGCACAACATAGTTGCTTTGCAACACAGCCTGGGAGTAAACCACAAACCCAGGACAGGAG ACAGCCCAGCAGCTCTTCTGGACTGCGGCAACCTAATGAAAATGGGAGTGAAAATTGCAGACCTGGGAAGTGCATGCTGGACC TATAAACCGTTCTCCAAAAAGATCCAGACCCAGCCCTACAGAGCTGTGGAGGTTCTCCTTGGATTAGATTACAgcaccccagcagatatttggagcGCAGCCTGTTTG GCTTTTGAACTGGCAACTGGAAAGCACCTTTTCATACCTCAAGCCGGCCAGCATTTTTCCAGAGATGAGG ATCATGTGGCTCGGATCATTGAACTCCTGGGCAAAATCCCACCCAAAATTGCTTTGCTTTGGCAGCAGACGTCAACTTTCTTCAGCAGGCAAG GGGCTCTTCTCCGGATGTCCTGGATCTCTTTCTACGACCTCCATCACATCCTCATTGATAAATACAGCTGGCCAAAGCCTCAGGCCACCCACTTCGCCAGTTTCGTCCTGCCCATGCTGGAGTATGCCCCAGAACGACGGGCACGGGCTGAGAAATGCCTTCAACACCCCTGGCTCAGCCACTAG